A DNA window from Solanum lycopersicum chromosome 3, SLM_r2.1 contains the following coding sequences:
- the LOC138347443 gene encoding uncharacterized protein, with product MSISNWALYGRICRSPVGWFDAFEVIPRVTYFLRESLDKVKLIKDRLLMAQSRQKSYAGRKVRDLEFMVGERVLLKASPMKGVHPVFHILMLKKYHKGGAHVIQWNSVLLDQSLTFEEELITIFDRQIRKLRSKEIASVKVQWKHRPVEEATWETESYIRSKYPHLFERSS from the exons atgtcgatctccaattggGCTTTGTATGGTAGGATATGTCGATCTCcagttggttggtttgatgcatttgaggttataCCACGGGTTACATATTTCTTGagggagtccttggacaaggtcaagttgatcaaagatagacttctcatggctcagagtaggcaaaagagttatgcaGGTCGAAAGGTTcgtgatttagagtttatggttggagagagggttTTATTGAAGgcttcacccatgaagg GTgtccatcctgtatttcatattttaatgcTGAAGAAGTATCATAAGGGTGGTGCTCATGTGATTCAATGGAattcagtgttacttgatcagagtttgacttttgaggaagagcTGATAACCATTTTTGATAGGCAAATTCGGAAGTTAAGgtccaaggagattgcttcagtaaaggttcagtggaagcatcgtccagtggaggaggctacatgggagacagagtcATACATCaggagtaaatatcctcatctttttgagcgTTCAAGTTAA